A window from Pyrococcus yayanosii CH1 encodes these proteins:
- a CDS encoding Lrp/AsnC family transcriptional regulator yields MKLECRRVSRLIDELDRKIIRVLLRDARISYREIAKELDVAVGTIYNRVKRLEEEGVIEGFYPKLNYEKVGYDLTVIIGIKAQGKRIRDIEREIARDEHVMCVYDVTGEYDIIVIAKFRNRKDMNTFVKKILSIDGVEKTNTHVALEVVKEDFRLEP; encoded by the coding sequence ATGAAGTTGGAATGCCGGAGGGTATCGAGGTTGATCGACGAGTTAGATAGGAAGATAATAAGGGTGCTCCTAAGGGACGCTAGGATATCCTACAGGGAGATAGCCAAGGAGCTCGACGTGGCCGTCGGGACTATCTACAACCGCGTAAAGCGGCTTGAGGAGGAGGGTGTTATTGAAGGATTCTACCCGAAGCTGAATTATGAGAAGGTTGGCTACGACCTCACGGTGATAATTGGAATAAAGGCTCAGGGGAAGAGAATAAGGGACATCGAGAGGGAGATAGCTAGGGACGAGCATGTCATGTGCGTTTATGACGTGACGGGTGAGTACGACATAATTGTCATAGCCAAGTTTAGAAACCGAAAAGATATGAATACGTTCGTAAAGAAAATACTCAGCATAGATGGGGTGGAGAAGACGAACACACACGTGGCCCTTGAGGTCGTAAAGGAGGACTTCCGACTTGAGCCCTAA
- a CDS encoding Lrp/AsnC ligand binding domain-containing protein, with protein sequence MEVFILLIVQPGKEDEVYEILKDRPEVKEIYKVYGDYDILIRVEVPNIKALDEFHDGVLRGIPGIEMTETLIASSYGGR encoded by the coding sequence ATGGAGGTGTTCATCCTCCTCATAGTTCAGCCTGGGAAGGAGGATGAGGTATATGAGATTCTCAAGGATAGGCCCGAGGTTAAAGAAATATACAAGGTCTATGGTGATTATGACATACTCATTAGGGTCGAAGTTCCCAACATAAAGGCCCTCGATGAGTTCCACGATGGGGTCCTAAGAGGGATACCAGGAATCGAAATGACTGAGACCCTCATAGCCAGTTCCTATGGGGGTAGGTGA
- a CDS encoding phosphohexomutase domain-containing protein codes for MEIYHSDRFNPEELALLGRAIGTVSQGTIIVGRDGRAIARYGKRALVVGIVSTGSTIMDVRLIPLIALRDFARRKGLPFAYVYYYGGMRVEMSGLDVDEVRAILKTKSFVEAPPNDIGATVYYPNALEDILSELFKHYDFTIGGRALVDCMNTPAVLLFPRLGEHFGFEAELINDMMTSYVPPKPKEVFLQKLAKGDYDFGLRFRPDGTVEIHRKGEEKEFKSLWGLLEYLKNI; via the coding sequence ATGGAGATATATCATTCGGACAGGTTCAATCCCGAAGAGCTTGCACTGCTTGGAAGGGCCATAGGAACCGTGTCCCAGGGCACGATAATCGTGGGCAGGGATGGGAGGGCTATAGCCAGATATGGGAAGAGGGCTCTCGTTGTCGGGATAGTCAGCACGGGCTCCACGATAATGGACGTTCGCCTAATTCCTCTGATTGCCCTAAGGGACTTCGCTCGGAGAAAGGGATTGCCCTTCGCGTACGTTTACTACTATGGAGGTATGAGGGTAGAGATGAGCGGCCTTGATGTCGACGAAGTCAGGGCGATACTGAAAACCAAGTCCTTCGTCGAGGCCCCGCCCAACGACATAGGAGCTACGGTCTATTATCCAAATGCCTTAGAGGATATCTTAAGCGAGTTGTTCAAACACTATGACTTTACCATCGGCGGAAGGGCGTTGGTTGATTGCATGAATACACCTGCCGTCCTACTCTTTCCCAGGTTGGGCGAACACTTCGGATTTGAGGCTGAACTTATTAATGACATGATGACTAGCTACGTTCCGCCCAAGCCAAAGGAGGTATTCCTTCAGAAGCTGGCCAAGGGAGACTATGACTTTGGCCTTCGCTTTAGGCCGGACGGAACAGTCGAAATTCACAGAAAGGGAGAGGAGAAGGAGTTCAAGAGTCTTTGGGGACTCCTTGAGTACCTAAAGAACATCTAA
- a CDS encoding signal recognition particle protein Srp54: MALDALGRALSNALKKIARAGTVDETLVKEVVRDIQRALIQADVNVRLVLKLTKEIQRRALEEKPPAGISRKEHIIKIVYEELSKLLGSEAKPIEIKEKPMILLMVGIQGSGKTTTVAKLARHFQKRGYKVGVVCSDTWRPGAYHQLRQLLDPYHVEVFGNPEEKDAVKLAREGVEYFRGKGVDIIIVDTAGRHKEEKGLIEEMRQISEAIRPHEVILVIDGTIGQQAYSQALAFKEATPIGSIIVTKLDGSAKGGGALSAVAATGAPIKFIGVGEKIDDLEPFDPKRFVSRLLGLGDIQGLLEKFEELEKEVEFSEKDVERFLKGKFTLKDMYAQLEAMQKMGPLKQILRMIPGLGYSLPDEVISVGEERLKKFRVIMDSMTEEELENPGIINYSRMKRIARGSGTSVKDVKELLEQYKQMKRFFKTMNKRQLARLARRFGI, translated from the coding sequence ATGGCCCTCGATGCTCTCGGCCGGGCTCTCAGCAACGCCTTGAAGAAGATAGCAAGGGCTGGGACCGTTGACGAGACCCTCGTGAAGGAGGTGGTAAGGGACATCCAGAGGGCTCTGATACAGGCGGATGTCAACGTCAGGCTCGTCCTCAAGCTCACGAAGGAGATACAGAGGAGAGCCCTCGAGGAGAAGCCTCCCGCTGGTATCTCCAGAAAGGAGCACATCATAAAAATAGTCTACGAGGAGCTGAGCAAGCTCCTCGGAAGCGAAGCGAAGCCAATAGAGATCAAGGAGAAGCCGATGATCCTCCTTATGGTGGGAATTCAAGGATCTGGAAAAACCACTACGGTCGCTAAACTCGCGAGGCACTTCCAGAAGAGAGGCTACAAGGTCGGTGTTGTCTGCTCCGACACGTGGAGGCCCGGTGCATACCATCAACTTCGCCAGCTCCTTGACCCTTACCATGTGGAGGTCTTCGGGAACCCGGAGGAAAAAGATGCCGTGAAGCTTGCCAGAGAGGGCGTAGAGTACTTCAGGGGGAAAGGCGTTGACATAATCATAGTGGACACGGCCGGAAGACACAAGGAGGAGAAGGGTCTCATAGAGGAGATGCGCCAGATAAGCGAGGCCATAAGGCCTCACGAGGTCATACTCGTTATAGACGGAACCATTGGCCAACAGGCCTACAGTCAGGCTTTGGCATTCAAGGAGGCCACTCCCATAGGCTCTATAATAGTCACGAAGCTTGATGGCTCCGCCAAGGGTGGTGGGGCCCTTTCCGCCGTAGCTGCAACAGGCGCCCCGATAAAGTTCATAGGCGTCGGCGAGAAGATAGATGATTTAGAGCCTTTTGATCCCAAGCGCTTCGTCTCCCGCCTGTTGGGTCTTGGCGACATTCAGGGCCTCCTCGAGAAATTCGAGGAGCTTGAGAAGGAGGTTGAGTTCAGCGAAAAGGACGTTGAGAGGTTCCTGAAGGGCAAGTTCACCCTTAAGGACATGTACGCCCAGCTCGAGGCCATGCAGAAGATGGGTCCCCTAAAGCAAATACTCCGCATGATACCTGGTCTCGGATACTCCCTCCCCGATGAGGTAATCTCGGTCGGGGAGGAGAGGCTGAAAAAGTTCAGGGTTATAATGGACTCCATGACCGAGGAGGAGCTCGAGAATCCGGGGATTATCAATTACTCTCGCATGAAGCGTATAGCGAGGGGCTCGGGCACGAGCGTCAAGGATGTCAAGGAGCTTCTCGAGCAATACAAGCAGATGAAAAGGTTCTTTAAGACCATGAACAAGAGACAATTGGCAAGGCTAGCAAGGAGGTTCGGAATATGA
- a CDS encoding nucleotidyltransferase family protein, with protein sequence MQAVLLAGGKGTRLLPLTVYRPKPMIPFFNRPLMEYILEALVNIGVDEVFVLVGYLKEKIMEHFGDGEEFGVEIHYSNGDNLKLGTAGAIKKIEGKIEDSFLVASTDILTNINFKDLYEFHKKKDGVATMALTRVEDPSHYGVAILDTDLRIRSFKEKPRPEEALSNLVNTGIYVLEPEVFDLIPEGKNFDFSLHLFPKILEEGLPLYGYPFDEYWNDVGRPSTYLQATEDAFAGKLKLPQISVGPLKGNVERGGSLYTGRKCVLRKTRIIGFAVLGDNVKIGKNVKIERSVIFSNVVIEEGAEIREAIIGENVYIGKGVVVEPGSVIGDNAIIEDFSRIGANVKIWADSRIGRESVILPD encoded by the coding sequence ATGCAGGCTGTGCTACTCGCGGGTGGTAAGGGAACGAGACTTCTTCCCCTCACGGTTTACAGGCCAAAACCAATGATTCCCTTCTTCAATAGGCCCCTGATGGAATACATCCTCGAAGCTCTCGTAAATATTGGGGTGGATGAGGTATTCGTGCTCGTGGGCTACCTTAAAGAGAAGATAATGGAACACTTCGGGGATGGCGAGGAGTTTGGGGTTGAGATACATTATTCGAATGGGGATAACCTGAAGCTGGGAACCGCGGGAGCCATAAAAAAGATTGAGGGGAAAATAGAGGATTCTTTCCTCGTGGCTTCAACGGATATACTCACTAACATCAATTTCAAGGATCTCTACGAGTTTCACAAAAAGAAGGACGGTGTTGCCACGATGGCCCTCACAAGGGTTGAGGATCCAAGTCACTACGGGGTTGCTATTCTCGACACAGACCTGAGGATAAGGAGCTTTAAGGAGAAACCAAGGCCCGAAGAGGCTCTTAGCAACCTCGTAAACACCGGCATATACGTCCTCGAGCCTGAGGTTTTCGATCTAATACCTGAGGGGAAGAATTTTGACTTTTCCCTCCACCTGTTCCCGAAGATCCTAGAGGAAGGCCTGCCTCTCTATGGCTATCCCTTCGACGAATATTGGAACGACGTTGGAAGGCCTTCCACATATCTCCAAGCCACGGAGGACGCCTTCGCTGGCAAGCTTAAGCTTCCCCAAATATCCGTTGGACCTTTGAAGGGGAATGTGGAGAGGGGCGGAAGTCTATACACCGGAAGAAAGTGCGTCTTGAGAAAAACGAGAATTATTGGCTTCGCGGTTCTGGGAGACAACGTCAAGATTGGGAAAAACGTTAAAATAGAGCGCTCCGTTATCTTCTCGAATGTGGTGATAGAGGAGGGTGCCGAGATAAGAGAGGCAATAATCGGGGAGAATGTGTATATAGGGAAAGGCGTCGTCGTAGAGCCCGGTAGCGTTATCGGTGACAATGCCATAATAGAGGATTTCAGCAGGATTGGTGCTAATGTGAAGATTTGGGCCGACTCAAGGATAGGAAGGGAAAGCGTAATCTTGCCTGACTGA
- a CDS encoding YkgJ family cysteine cluster protein, translating into MERELVAIIHLNPLNLEVVWKDFKFKCVENCAKCCRELDIPLREGDIERIKALGYEEDYFVDFTKMFYRGSRFLGYSLKKRPFDGTCVFLDENGKCKIYEHRPIACKLYPFILVKHGNFLEVYVKKDPLCPGINHPEGRPIDWSFVREYFGEVLQAYEVGMPEGIEVDRRVR; encoded by the coding sequence ATGGAGAGGGAGCTCGTGGCGATTATCCACCTTAATCCCTTAAATCTCGAAGTTGTTTGGAAAGACTTTAAGTTCAAGTGCGTGGAGAACTGCGCTAAGTGCTGCAGAGAGCTAGATATACCCCTTAGAGAAGGGGACATAGAGAGGATAAAGGCTCTCGGCTATGAAGAGGATTACTTCGTTGACTTCACAAAGATGTTCTACAGGGGAAGTAGATTCTTGGGCTATTCTCTCAAAAAGAGGCCCTTCGACGGCACCTGCGTTTTCCTCGACGAGAACGGAAAGTGCAAGATCTACGAGCACAGACCCATAGCCTGCAAGCTTTATCCCTTTATCCTCGTGAAGCACGGAAACTTCCTCGAGGTGTACGTTAAGAAGGATCCGCTGTGCCCCGGCATAAACCACCCCGAAGGTCGGCCCATAGACTGGAGCTTTGTAAGAGAGTACTTCGGTGAGGTTCTTCAGGCGTATGAAGTTGGAATGCCGGAGGGTATCGAGGTTGATCGACGAGTTAGATAG
- the tmk gene encoding dTMP kinase: protein MDGLFIVFEGIDGAGKSTQARLLAEWFREKGYDVVLTKEPTDSELGNFVKRLILIGGIINGGRISHEAEALLFAADRAEHVKKVIEPALREGKVVISDRYFYSSLAYQWARGLDVEWLISVNSFAPRPHLVILLDLPAKESMRRVRLRGAESEFDKLLELQRKVRENYLKLAERFPEFRIVNAMAPVEDIHRDVVALVEHELLRR from the coding sequence ATGGACGGCCTTTTCATAGTCTTCGAGGGAATCGATGGCGCCGGTAAGTCCACTCAGGCAAGGCTCCTCGCCGAGTGGTTCAGAGAAAAAGGCTATGACGTGGTGCTGACGAAGGAGCCCACCGACAGCGAACTGGGTAACTTTGTCAAGAGGCTCATCCTAATCGGTGGTATAATCAATGGGGGCAGGATAAGCCACGAGGCCGAAGCCCTCCTCTTCGCCGCCGATAGGGCCGAGCACGTGAAAAAGGTGATAGAGCCGGCCCTAAGGGAAGGTAAGGTCGTAATATCAGACCGCTACTTTTATTCCTCCCTAGCCTATCAGTGGGCGAGGGGACTCGATGTGGAGTGGCTGATAAGTGTCAACAGCTTCGCACCGAGACCTCATCTGGTGATTCTCCTTGACCTGCCCGCCAAGGAGAGCATGAGGAGGGTTAGGCTGAGGGGTGCGGAGAGTGAATTTGATAAGCTTTTGGAGCTCCAGAGGAAGGTTAGAGAGAACTATCTCAAGCTTGCTGAGAGGTTCCCCGAATTTAGAATAGTTAACGCGATGGCGCCCGTTGAGGATATCCACAGGGACGTCGTCGCCCTCGTGGAGCATGAGCTCTTGAGGAGGTGA